The following are from one region of the Streptomyces fradiae genome:
- a CDS encoding DJ-1/PfpI family protein has protein sequence MQIAVLLYPGFTTLDAVGAYELLARLPGAETVFVAKEAGPVRNDQGSLALVADKTLAEVPRPDIVLVPGGPDARTAKDDPEIQNWLRTADATSTWTTSVCTGSLLLGAAGLLTGRRATTHWLAYEELSALGAEPTGERVVFDGKYVTAAGVSSGIDMALHLLGRIGGDATAQTIQLLTEYDPQPPYDAGSPEKAPAEIVAQWRGRSTDELG, from the coding sequence ATGCAGATCGCCGTCCTGCTCTACCCGGGGTTCACCACGCTCGACGCCGTCGGCGCGTACGAGCTCCTCGCCCGCCTCCCCGGCGCCGAGACCGTCTTCGTGGCCAAGGAGGCCGGACCGGTCCGCAACGACCAGGGCAGCCTCGCCCTGGTCGCCGACAAGACCCTCGCCGAGGTCCCGCGCCCGGACATCGTGCTCGTCCCCGGCGGCCCGGACGCCCGTACCGCCAAGGACGACCCGGAGATCCAGAACTGGCTGCGCACCGCCGACGCGACCAGCACCTGGACCACCTCCGTGTGCACCGGCTCGCTGCTGCTCGGCGCGGCCGGACTGCTCACCGGACGGCGCGCCACCACCCACTGGCTCGCCTACGAGGAGCTGAGCGCGCTCGGCGCCGAACCCACCGGCGAGCGCGTCGTCTTCGACGGCAAGTACGTGACGGCCGCCGGCGTCTCGTCCGGCATCGACATGGCGCTCCACCTCCTCGGCCGGATCGGCGGCGACGCGACCGCGCAGACCATCCAGCTGCTCACCGAGTACGACCCGCAGCCGCCGTACGACGCGGGCTCGCCCGAGAAGGCCCCGGCCGAGATCGTCGCCCAGTGGCGCGGCCGTTCCACGGACGAACTCGGCTAG